Genomic window (Cucumis sativus cultivar 9930 chromosome 2, Cucumber_9930_V3, whole genome shotgun sequence):
CTTCATTCTCCATCACAACCAaccattttttgtttccttgaacaacaatttcttttttactcgAGTCTTTGTTTCGGATCCCTCCAATAATTATCGCCTAACCTTCCACGATGATTTCCTAATTGTTTGATTACTAAGAAGCATCCGCTGACAGCTTCTCCTATCGCTAAACGGAAACGAGATAACAACCTCTGCTTCAATTCCAACCCATTCTTGAATGAATCGCCTTCCCCCAATGATTGATAACCATCTAAAGCACTTCCAACAGAACTACTTACGCCAAACACTTGCGACTCGAACTTGTTTCGATCgctctctttctcttcaatttctattttgaacTTGTTTCGATCACTCACCTTTTCTGCAATTTCTATTGCCTCCATTTGTACTTTTCGTTCTCGATTCTTTTTATCGGTGTCCTTCCTCCGTCGACTGTGCTCATCATCACCGATATTTGTCATTGTTGCCTTTTGGCTTAATTCTCTAACTTCTCTGTAACCTTCTTGCTCATCTTCGATCCCCCAATTATTTAAAGTATCGATGCTTCTCCTTGCTCTTCCTTATTCTAACTCATCTTTATTCGGCTGAATGAATCTTCTGTTTCGCTCGTTTTAGATTTCTCATGAATAATGTcttcaatatatttgattagttaggtttctcttctttttgcttcttcgatttctctcctttttgCTTCTTCCTTGGTTATTTCAACTCTCCTTTAACAACCACGGATGGTTTTCCTGGATTTGAATCCCCCTTAGATCAATCGCCTGTGCCAAGGACCTCAAAGTCTCTTCgatcttcttcatcatttctCTCTGTTTTCCAGGTTTgatgctctgataccaatcTGATAGAACATCAATACAGTGTCTATGCTTTATTGATATCTTCAAtagaaattacaatataaaagaacaaacaagtGAAAGGAAACTCAAGAACACTTAAAAGGAACCCCTAACCCTCTGcccttcctttctttcaaggAATGTTGCAGCCTATATTACCTTCACCAAAATCTTCTCCCTCTTCAACTTCTTACTTATAACCAACTAACGGCTAAAGAGAGTATATATTCGTGAAGAATAATACAGagcaaaaattgaagaatgatgatttagataaagagaaaaaatcaaaCGCTTCAACTCTCAATATAATTTGATTCAGTTGGCATCGCAGTAAAGAAAGTTGATTGATACAGTACAGCTTCCACTTTCATCCAAAGACTTTTCTCTACCTCTCCCATTTTTCCATCAACATCGTAATTAAATTGAAGGGAACATAAAAGTCAAGAAGTTGGGAAGTCTCTTTGTAGAGTTCATATTTGGTTCACATGTatcgtttttattttttagaaaactgaaattaaaaaactagCACTTCCTTTCATaaccatttgttttttagtttaggatttctgaaaacaaaactttagcCAAATTCCATAAGTAAAAGCAAGTTTTCAAATACTAATTTtagctttcaaaatttgacttagtttttttttaaaaaaataacattagaaAGTATATAACTAAACTCCAAGTACAAAGGTTGAAGAACTAATTTTTGTAgacattttttctctctttttcaatattactgttataatatttttcaatgtttttaagTACAACAACTGGGTTGAGAATTCGAACATCCCACTTCTGAGATGAAATGTTACGCCAATACATATTATTACTGCTGATTAGCTAAGTTCACTTTGGCTTTTCGATCTTCTTTGCCATCTTATTTCCTGCAGTGGATGCCATGGATATGCCTTTTCATGCCTATCTTGATTTCTTTGGCGCTCCAAATTTTCAGAAGGGATGCAATTATATGCAGCAACAGGCTTCACTTTTCTTCCAACAACTGCTATACCTTTGTTAGCCCTTTTTCGTTGGGATTCAGGTGAATCAGTTTCTCAATTTTGAAGCAAGAGTTCTCGAGCTTCGAGAAGGAAGAGATACTTCGGTCATTTTGCGGAATTGACCCATCAAAGCTTGATGAATTTGGATGCATCAGTTCACGTAACCAAGCTCTTCAATCTACAGCTTCATGCTCTGTGGGAAAAACTGGAAGGGCTAATAGACTGATGGAGCTCGGAAAGATATCCAGTTGATGAAGGTAGCTCCTTTATTGGAGTAAAACTCAAATCCAGAACGTTAAagatttcatgttttttcaTCAATTGCTGGCAAGCTTTCAAGCTTACTACTACACCAAGAAAAGATTTAAATCTACAAGAGACTTTAACCTGAGGATGCTTGGAAGCTCTGCAAAGGTTGGCGCATCCTCTAAAGACCAAAGTATTAATTGTTGGATGAAAAAATCGATATTGGCAGATGTGTAATACACCatagatattattattattttacttctcaccatattatattttaatcttcatgttaaaagaaaaggagttaatcaaactgttattttgaaataaattctTGTCTAACTTTAGATAAATATCTTTAGGATTCTTTATAAGCACACATggaatagtaaaataaattcttgatcttcaatttcttttatggcTCTCTTTGTGGATTGCAATCATATATAGTACATAGGGGTatagacaaaataaaaagtttagcTGTGGTTTAAACAAAGTAAAACTTTCCCCCCTTTACCATTTGATGTAAAGACACTAGTAAGTAATTTTAAGATATGCAACACAAACTTGGAAAATTAATTGAAGGGTGAATCatctaaaaatttaacaatCCAGTTAAGTGATCTGTTGCATGGAGAGTTGGCGATTGCAGCGTCTCCCATGCCTTCCATTCCACATATCACACTGTTTCATCATTATATGTTATGCACAACGTTTCTTTGCAATTTGACCAAGCAGCAGTGTGTCTTGAAATAAGCATTGGGCAAGAACATCCTAAACATCCTTCAAGTGCCATTAAACAACATATAATCATATCATAcataaaaataggaaaattttcacCCTATAccacaaattagaaaataaatataagaaaagttATCTTAGATcacaaaaatacttttaaatttcatactttttgtaatttagaaaatgtattgACAccctattattataattttttttgttatttttgtaactgTCTTGAATATAATCTATAGCAGACAAGGGaacactatttacaaaaatggcaatttttttgtcagtcatatggtaattttttttcaaatgctAATTTTGCCATTCACTTTCCTTCTTCCATCACTAATGTCATTGATAGAAGTTGAAACtatatcaatttcatttatactATTAGCAATAGAGAAGCTACTGTATAAATGTTATGTTATTAATGATCAATTCGATCTTTTTTTCTAAGTTGTCCATTTATGCTTATCTTgataacatatttttcaaattaaaagttattatagtGATAACATCTATCCATGGTAGCAATGTATAACATTCTATCCATTGCTATCAATGATAGCTTTcaatttcacaaaaataaaaaatatatatatatattcataatgATGACaagttatcattgatagtagCTATCGGTGATAATAACCGATAACAGCTATCAGTGATATTCACTAATTGTAGTTATTAGTGATAGCTTTCAAAGTAAACAAATTCAAGAAGTGTTTGAAAtaatcatttctcaaattgaaagctatTAGTAGCAGCCAGTTAATAGTGATAGGTGCTATAAGTGATAATTTTCGAATCGAgaaatctagaaaaaaaaattcaaaatgacgATTGGGTGTGGGtattttagtcttttatttatttattattattattattattattatttgaggtATATATGCAATTATTTTACCCTTgtgttatgtatataattattttaagttctTTTGTCATTTATGCAAGTACCcctataataaaattataatttatcgATAACATACATTGACTTATATTAATGTCTATTAGTGAGATTGATAAATActgatagacttatattaaTGTCTATTAGTGAAATTTATAGCAATGTCTATTGGTGACATTGATAGATACCAATAAAAGTAAGTCGatgtctatcaatatctatcgttgataaattctaaaattttactacatttgtaaatattttgaaaataattttctcatgaaatcttatttatttagagGAAATGTTATGAACAGCAaagaatgaaactatttacaaaatgttcaaaaaaaaaattcaaatgaactAGGGAGAGTCGgatgaattttgctatatttggtaaattgtttcgatatttttctattttttaaaatgtctcgtttatttatttattatcactAAATTTTCAAAGCAAAATACTTGAGAGTAAaccaataaaagaaatgatgactcaaatttgaaagattagCGGTTAGCAATCATCACCACAAAAAAACTCAGAAACTTTGAGTGAATTCATTCTATGGCTGACAGCTTAAAGCAGATATAGCTCTCACCTTGTTCATGGCTTCCTCATTCCCCAATCCTTCCTTCCCCCATTGTTCCTTCCTAATATCCAATTCAACCTCATCCACACATTTCCCCTTATCTTTTCCTCCAACTTCCCTCTCTGTCTTCCCTCAAATTTCATCTACCAAAAATGGGTCCGTTTCAAAAATTCATGGTAAGTTCGAGAAATTTCAAGGCGAGACTCCCCAAGACGATGTATTAGAAGCGAATCCGTCATTGTCGTTGCAACAACAGCTGAGTCAGgaggttgaagaagatgacaggtttctctttttctcttcctcttcaatATTTGTTCACTGAATCTTAGAGTTGATCATGGAAAGATTCTCTTCTGCTCTTAATTGATTGAATCATAAGTAGCTTCTAGGTTCAAAATGATGAACTTCATTCTGCATCCAAATTTCCAGATCGGTTTGGTATGAATCTTTAAGTGATTAAATAGAATTAGAAAGTTATTTCAATATAACTAAGAGCTATGGAGAAAAAATGGTGGATAATGAAGAACTAGGAAGTAGGAGCTTGGAAATATgtgtttgtcaaatttgcgTGGAAAACTGTGAACCTGAAGAAAAACTACTGtctaataaaaagaaatccGCTACAAACTGTTACGATTGCACAAATTAATTCTCTTTCAAATCCCAATTACAAGAATGCTCTCTTGAAGCTTGTGTACTATTCACACTCTTGAATTTCACTCTGAAATTAGAGAATTTAACTAGAGTTAGCACACTAAAGCTTAGAGTACTCCTAATTGGAAcgattagaaactaaattagtATTAGACTTCTTTTACGGTGTTTGGAGTTCATCACTTCCTTGAACCTTCTTGATATGGAAACAAATACTCTTCCAATATTGTGCCAAAACccaatagttttaattattttaaagctAATGGAGGATTTGTGACCTAAAGTCTCTAGGAAGTctcaaaatacttttaaattattgttgatCATGGTGGATGTCTTGAAGTGGGAAATTCAGTTATCCATAAGGAGTGATCCATTGAGATTTTTGGAGGAAAAGGTGATAATGGTAGTAAGATATTCTCTAATGTCCACTTCAAGTTCCTGGATAggaaatttgaatgattttaaatCTTTGTAGGTTTACCAAAGAAGGGATAGGACCCTGAGCATAATTCAAGAAGTTGACTCTCTGGTACTCGATTAGAAGAAAGAACTAACTTAAGTTTAGCAATTGAAATAAGGCTTCAACTAATTGCCTTTGTTTCAGTGTCTGGTTATCAATATGGTTATTGTCAATCACTGTGGGTTGATCTAGTGATCATTAAAGGCCATGTAAATAGTAAAGGGCTTAGAGGAAATGAGTTAAACCACGGTGGTTTCATGTCTAAGATTTAATACCCTACCAGTTTAGTCGGCAACCAAATGTAGTAACAGATGTGCGCTAGATAAACCAAACAGTAACATacataagaagaaaagagagatatAGCTATTGCCAAGGAACATGTCATCAATTCTTTTGCAATTAGGCTTATGCACCAAGGTCACATGATATTGTTCCCaatgtttttctctctttattacGATCTCTGTTTAGTTGGTCGAATTCAAAGCTCTCCTGTTTTTACAAGCTGATTAAGCCAAGGGATGACAGATAGGAGTTGGAATTGTTCAAATCAGTCAGGTACCTAGTATCGTTGGTAAGAAGAGGACATTCTGAATTGATACGAAACTAAAAGAGGAACAGTATTGGcttatttttgctttttttttttttttaatcttttgtgcTATTGAAATCtccattttgttgatgaatgaAAGGCTTTCTCAATGTTTTTACTCTTATTTTCAGCTGTTTGCCTTCAGACTTGGAGGGAGCAGTTAGGCAATCTGGTGAATCTGCTGGCCTGTTTGTATCTTCAGGAGGATCGAGAGCAATAGTATGATACTATTTTACTTTATGCTAATCCTTAAGAAACCTTATGTCACTGCCCTGTAAATATGCGCAAACATTATaacagaaaatgaaattctcaACACGTCCAAATTTCAGCCTGCAATTGCCAGGATAGTAAGGCGTAAATTTAGATTCTTACTATAAGAAGCACTCTAATTTTCCATGTTTCATGTACCTAATTTCACCTCTATACCTAGTAGTAGAAAATCGCCCAGTCTAAAAGCTGGTTGGATTTTGAAATGCTTTTATTGGCTCACTCTCTCCCAGtttatattcttctttctttaacaGGGGTATCGAGGGCCCCATTGCCACTCTTTTGTGAAAAAACTGTTAGTATTCCTTCTCTGAAACCCAGTAAAATCCCAAACCAATAGAGAAACAGAGGCAGTATTCTGCTGTGATTCTATTGATGATAAATTCCCTATGAGTTCACAAAATATCCACAGAATACACTAAAAGAAAGCACagtaaattaagaaagaaaagacagaAATAAATGCCAAAGTTATTCTCCAGCTCCTTCGAGAAGGCTGGAATCTTCTCTTCAAAAGTCTCAGCAGCCTTTACCCAAAATATGACCTGATTTGCTAATCCCAAAACATTCCTTATATACCTCATCAGGGGTAGGTCCCCCCAAGAACCTCCCTTTGTAGGTGTAAATGATTGGAGGTCTAACAAAGATCTACTCAGTCGAAGGCTGGTTTTGAGAGATTTGATGACTTCCTTGATTCTTAGCGACCAAGTTTGAACTCAAATTAGATGTTTGGGTGCATCTTATGATTCCTCTTTATCCTTCAGTTTCTTGCTAATAAAGGTTTGATCCTGAACTTGTTTCTTTATCTCCCTCATCTCTATATTCTTGCATATATTCTTTTCAGGTTGAGCTTCTTATCCCCCAACTTCAGTTTCTGGATGATGAAGGTGCTCAGGCTGAACTCTGGGAGCTCTCAAGAGTTTTCTTGGAGTCACTCATGGAGGAAACAAATTGTGAGGTAAGTAGGATGTGGAAATATCACTTTAATGCCCTTTTTACAGTTTACTAATCaagaattgaatttgaagaaCAGTTggaatatattatatataccaTGTGTTTCAGATTACTATTAATCTTATttagtgaaaatttaaattatatatgatgTGAAATCCACAACAGAagtaaacaaagaaaactggaaaagattcaaaatttttaggATGTTTATTCACAAGTTAGTTTAATCATATATCTAAGTACACTCCAAATTTAATTGCTAGAAAGTTAAAGCTGTGTTTCCTGATGCTGGGGCTGCAGCACTTCTAGAATATCGATGGAAAGATGCCTCCTTCAAAATTTCCAGGTAAGTTCCATAAAACATACAATTCCTTTTCTGAAAAAACCTTGAAGATTCCATCACTAATACTGTTGATATCGATTGAAGGAAAACTTGAGACTAAGGCAAAATATATTGGTTACACATTGGATAGAATCTTTATCTATCATAATCTGTTCTAGCCACCATTTAAGTGAATGCATTACAATTTTCCAGATTAATTGTGTACTCTAAAAAGCTAAGCCAAAGTGAGTTTGGACAATCTGATTctatatgttctttttttttacctgAATACAATTATAACTTAATGACGTATGATTGTCATTCTCAGCTTAAGTGACCGAAAACCTGTAGATATTGCAGATGAGATAGTTGTTATGGTTGTTCCTGATTACCAAATGTTGGCAAATGTAGAGAAAATTGCAGCTGCCCTCTCAGATGATCCGGTAAAAATCCAATCATTCCATTTGGTGTTGAAATCTTTGCTTCCCaaattttttctcatattatGGTACTCAACTGCGAAAATTGGAGGTCTGCAATCATATAATGAAGCCACATAAGTTCAAATTAATATGCATTAGGTTATCTTTTATTGAGTTAACATATACTAACATAATAAGAAAAGACTATTCTTTCTGACAGTGTCGTATATCATCAGATCATTTACATATATTTGGACTGTGACAGTTTTCACTTGTACACTGAATCAAATGGACTTGGTTCCTTCCTTCCTACTTATGTTTCTACGTTGATGGCAGCCAAGGCCTCTTATCATGTGGAACCCTCGTCTCATCAGCGAAGATGTAGGGGTTGGATTTAACGTTCGAAAATTGAGAAGATACTTTTTAAggtaaatttcaaaactctcACCTTATCTAGAATACATTTAATCTAGGTATGAGTAGACATCagcattaagaaaaataaaagtaaaggtT
Coding sequences:
- the LOC101209109 gene encoding uncharacterized protein LOC101209109 yields the protein MASSFPNPSFPHCSFLISNSTSSTHFPLSFPPTSLSVFPQISSTKNGSVSKIHGKFEKFQGETPQDDVLEANPSLSLQQQLSQEVEEDDSCLPSDLEGAVRQSGESAGLFVSSGGSRAIVELLIPQLQFLDDEGAQAELWELSRVFLESLMEETNCEKVKAVFPDAGAAALLEYRWKDASFKISSLSDRKPVDIADEIVVMVVPDYQMLANVEKIAAALSDDPPRPLIMWNPRLISEDVGVGFNVRKLRRYFLSTFTTVYSMRPLPSGAVFRAYPGLWKVFYDDKDRPGRYLLAKELISRPDAGDLEIIFGNVADSDQDPSFLDKAAGVLSSLTRFMKAISK